In Bernardetia litoralis DSM 6794, the genomic window GAGATTTCCTTGCATAGAACGCCCCATAATTTCCATTTCATTTCTTTGGTCAAGAACCTTTTGCACATGGTCTGGCAAAGACATATTCTCTACAATAAAATCAGTAATATCAACACCATAACGGTCAAAATCCAATACTAATTTTGTCTTAATCATTGCTGCAAGCTCTTCATAATTAGCAGCCAAATCCAAGAAAGGAATTTTACTTTCTCCCAACCCATCCGTAAACTGCTTAACGACCAAACTTTTTAGCTTAACTGTAATTTCGTCTGTTGTAAAATGCCCATCTGTTCCAACTACATCAATAAGAAAACGGCTAGGCTCAATTACTTTAAAAGCAAAACTACCAAAAGCACGAATTTCAATCCCCATTGAACCAAGTTCGGCATTTCTTACACGAATTGGATTTTTAGTCCCCCATTTATTATCATAAAAAGGACGCATATTTACAAAATAAACTTCTGCTTTAAATGGACTATTAAATCCATGTTTCCAACTTTTTAATGTTGTAAGAAGAGGCATATTTTGTGTCGAAAGCTCGTACCTTCCTGGAGGAAAAACATCAGCTAATTGTCCTTCATTAATAAAAACAGCTTGCTGTCCTTCTCTAACAGTAAGTTGCGCTCCATATTTAATTTCATTTCCATCTCTATCAAATCTGTAAACAATTGTATCTCGGCTATCATCTATCCATTCAATGACATCTACAAACTGTCCAGTAATTTTATCCCAAAGTCCCATAAAAGTAATTTAGTTAGTAATTGATAAATTTGTTTTTTTAAACTTACTTATAATTTACAAAAAAGAAATAAAAAATCCCACTTTTGAAATTTTTTTTTCAAAAAAGGGATTTTCAGCAATTATTATATTCTTTAAGTAAATAATAAATTAAAATTTATTTAAAAATACCTTTCAAAATACGGCGTAGAATAACTCCTACAATAATTTTTTTCCAGTCAATACGCTTTAAGATAAGCCAAATTAAGTTTAACATAATAGAATGAGTTTATTTATTAAATTATTTTTAAGTAATGCAAAATACCATATATAATTTTGATTTTGAAAAAAATCATAATTAAATATACGATTTATTACTTAGAAACGAAAAAATCAAGGTAAAAGTTATACTAAAAAATGTTAGCTTATTACAATTTGATTTATCAAGCCGAACAGTCAAATTTTGCTAAATTAAACCAAAGCATATACCATTTTCCATCAATATTAGTAAAACCTATTTCTAGGTAATCATCTGTCAAGACAACTACACGGCTTATTTTTTGGTCTGTTTGTTTGGCTAATTCTTTTTCTTCTTTTGAATGATTTTTTTCAATAATTTTTTCATTAATTTCCATTCCTTTTTCTATTTCATTGAAAGAAGAAGTTACTTGATAAAATGTTCCTTCTTTTGAGAAAACTTCACAGTCAAATTTTGGAATCTCTCCATTTGTTGGATTTTTTCCATTAAACTTTTTGAAGTAGGGTTCTAAGTGAGGAAGATGTTCATAGACCTCATTCAAATCCTTAAAATGCTCTACAATAGAAATTGCACCTGGTTTATGATTGATATAAAAACCAAGCTGAGGGTGAATATATTCTTTGAGTTGATTATCTGATGGAATAGCTAAGAAATCTACAAGTACTTTCTCAAATTCATTTTTTTGTACCGAATTATCCAAACTTGGAGATGTTGAAGAAGCTAGTAAAACCTTTTCAGAATCTATCTGTTCCCAGTTTGTATCCGAACAACTGGAAAAGCTCACTACACTTAATAAGGCACAAAAAATAAATAAGTAATGCCTAAAATGATTTGTTACACCATATAGAGTGTAAAGTTTATTTAAAATATTCATAATTGTTTATTTAGGATAGTTTTTTTTCTAGTGAACGTATATTATCAAAAAAAGTTTATAGGCTTTTACAAAGAAAAAATTTATTTATACATTTTTATTTATAAAGAATCTAAAAAAAACAAAAAAGTATTCCTAAATTAATAGAAATACTTTTTTTAACAAATAGTTTTATTTTTTATACTTTATTGATTTACATTGCATACTCTGATAAAAATTTGATACGCATCAATCGTAATTCGTCTTCTCCATACTCATCTTCTTCAAATTCATCTAAAGCAACTTGAATGCTATCAGTTTCTGCATTCATAAAATAATCATATATTTCATCTTGACGGTCATAATCCATTAT contains:
- a CDS encoding SPFH domain-containing protein, whose amino-acid sequence is MGLWDKITGQFVDVIEWIDDSRDTIVYRFDRDGNEIKYGAQLTVREGQQAVFINEGQLADVFPPGRYELSTQNMPLLTTLKSWKHGFNSPFKAEVYFVNMRPFYDNKWGTKNPIRVRNAELGSMGIEIRAFGSFAFKVIEPSRFLIDVVGTDGHFTTDEITVKLKSLVVKQFTDGLGESKIPFLDLAANYEELAAMIKTKLVLDFDRYGVDITDFIVENMSLPDHVQKVLDQRNEMEIMGRSMQGNLNNYTQFKMGQAMEDSANNPNGGNEGMNMGMGMAMANQMSNQMQNQQNQQQNNQAATPPPAMASFHVHINGQQAGPFPLPEIQNMIQSGQITRTSFVWKAGMAEWAAAEKVAELQNFFGSTPPPLPPPPPM